The window CGGAATCTGCTGTGCCACAAGCCAAGCCCTACTTCGCAAACGAGAACCCCACACTTCGTATGGGAACCTCGTTCGCTATGTCTGGCCATGTTGTTTTTTTTTGCTATGGGACTTTCTAAACCGAAAAGTATTTATATTTGGTATATACATAGTATATACTAAGATGAAAAAGATTAAAACAACAATTTCTAATGAGATTAAAGTAAAAAATATTCGTGCTTACTTTGAAAAAACAGTAACACAATTTGGGAATGGTGCAAAAATTGATGCTCCTAAAGAGTATATTGGAGAAAAGGTGATTATCCTTGTCAAGAAAAAAAGAGTTAAGAAAACTCAGCAAAAATGAATTGATAGATTTACTTCTGAGAGAAGAAGAAGCTCGACAAGAGCTTGAAAAACGATTAGAAAAACTTGAACATTATCTTAAAGCATTTGATAATCCACATACTCCTTCTTCAAAACAATTAAAGAAAAATACTACCGAAAAGAATGGTGAGAATAAGGAAAATAAACCACGTTTCCCTGGCAAGCCCAAAGGCGGGAATGGAGGCGGAATAAATCTTCCTCCTGCTGATGAAATTGTTGAGTATAAACTTGAATTTTGTCCAGATTCAGGTTTACCTTTGGGAAAACCTGTTGGTTATTGGAAGAAAACAGAGGTTGATTTTCCTGATAAACCGATTAAAGTTATTGAGCATAGAATTATGAAATACATTTCTCCTGCAACAGGAGAAATAGTTTTTGCAAATGTAGATTTACCCAAAGGGATTTATGGTAAAAATATTCAAGCAATAACAGTTATGTTAAAGAATTTGACAAATTCCCACAAAAAAATTGCGGATTTTATGAGGGAACTCGGTGCTCCGAGTTTTAGCGATGTCGAAGTTCAAAATATAACAAACAAATTTGCAGAAAAATTAGAACCACAACGAAATTCTATGCTTGAACAACTACAAAAAGAAAAATATGTTCACGCCGATGAAACAAGTTTCAGAATAGACGGTAAGAATGGTTATGTTTGGGGTGTTTTTACAAAAACAATTTCAATATTAAGTGCTGCTACAAGCAGAGCAAGGATTAACATCAAGGAACTTCTCAAAAATTTCAAAGGTGTAATTGTCGTCGATGGATATAACGCTTATAATGAGTTTTTATTAAAGCAGCGTTGCTGGGCACATCTCATTAGAGAATTCAAAGACTATGCAAATGATAATCCTGAAATACAAATTCAATATATTCGACTAAAAAATCTTTATGAACAAATGAAAATACTCAA of the Methanobacterium sp. genome contains:
- a CDS encoding DUF2080 family transposase-associated protein, with translation MKKIKTTISNEIKVKNIRAYFEKTVTQFGNGAKIDAPKEYIGEKVIILVKKKRVKKTQQK
- a CDS encoding IS66 family transposase, which produces MSRKKELRKLSKNELIDLLLREEEARQELEKRLEKLEHYLKAFDNPHTPSSKQLKKNTTEKNGENKENKPRFPGKPKGGNGGGINLPPADEIVEYKLEFCPDSGLPLGKPVGYWKKTEVDFPDKPIKVIEHRIMKYISPATGEIVFANVDLPKGIYGKNIQAITVMLKNLTNSHKKIADFMRELGAPSFSDVEVQNITNKFAEKLEPQRNSMLEQLQKEKYVHADETSFRIDGKNGYVWGVFTKTISILSAATSRARINIKELLKNFKGVIVVDGYNAYNEFLLKQRCWAHLIREFKDYANDNPEIQIQYIRLKNLYEQMKILNEKPPDEQAIARCKWILNDIVTCLKTIKEAKGLVTLIENGGNDWFTALYYEGVPLDNNHAERELRPIVLLRKSIGCYRNEKGKKWINNVVSVLHSWKLQGRNLFKNLNSLAC